Proteins encoded in a region of the Neoarius graeffei isolate fNeoGra1 chromosome 3, fNeoGra1.pri, whole genome shotgun sequence genome:
- the LOC132883017 gene encoding dynein regulatory complex subunit 5-like, giving the protein MTLTNLTSPPIKMLNPETDHGKLRRIRAEDLEWSLVLVPSLTQLCLQHIVENFKDNPIFEELLPEHQASVLENLPPTLPLSITANLISDESYWKRYCQSRWKMCDASEYGHSWKRMFFERHLENIIEHFVPDLTDSKLVLEFVPLCKEYVKRLRISQLLPPIKEPHTFEERDGADSVSDFSTDETSMDHFDFQILLNKLNNLEELQLVYGVKNCGMNFQWHLFQFTIRDCQSLAEAVKSCKSLKVLRIHRSNIEDEKCRRLVSHLLDHPSLSELDLSHNLIGDRGARAIGKLLNSSCLKTLNLYDNWVGGQGAQALAHALSKNTSLVSLNLRLNQLGDEGGQAIAQALLKNQTLVNLQLGANEMTEPTATAFSQVLVQNTTLRNLNLSCNKLGVDGGKALEEGMSHNSSLLECDVRLTEISLESEDCIRKVLCTNQDKAQREHTQDTANTK; this is encoded by the exons atgACTCTGACCAACCTAACAAGCCCGCCAATAAAAATGCTTAACCCTGAGACAGACCATGGAAAGCTGCGCAGAATTAGAGCTGAGGATCTGGAGTGGTCTTTAGTTCTGGTGCCTTCACTGACACAGCTGTGCCTTCAACACATTGTCGAAAATTTTAAAG ATAATCCCATTTTTGAGGAGCTCCTGCCTGAACATCAGGCCTCTGTCCTGGAGAATCTGCCTCCAACTCTGCCTCTGTCCATAACAGCAAACCTGATCAGCGACGAGAGCTACTGGAAGCGTTACTGTCAGAGCCGCTGGAAAATGTGCGATGCCTCTGAATATGGCCACAGTTGGAAGCGCATGTTCTTTGAACGCCATCTCGAGAACATTATTGAACATTTTGTCCCAGATCTGACTGATAGCAAATTGGTGCTGGAGTTTGTGCCACTGTGCAAAGAATATGTGAAGCGGCTGAGGATCTCTCAGCTTCTGCCCCCAATTAAGGAGCCGCATACTTTTGAGGAGCGCGACGGGGCAGATTCGGTCAGCGATTTTTCCACTGACGAGACCTCAATGGATCACTTTGACTTCCAAATTCTGCTCAACAAACTGAACAACCTGGAAGAGCTACAGTTGGTTTATGGTGTAAAAAACTGTGGAATGAACTTTCAGTGGCATCTGTTTCAGTTTACTATCCGCGACTGTCAATCATTGGCTGAGGCCGTGAAATCCTGCAAATCTTTGAAG GTTCTCCGAATCCATCGGAGCAACATAGAAGATGAAAAGTGTCGCAGGCTGGTAAGCCACCTTCTGGATCACCCATCCCTGTCAGAGCTCGACCTCTCACACAATCTCATAGGGGATCGAGGGGCGAGAGCCATCGGTAAACTCCTCAACAGCAGCTGTCTAAAAACACTGAACCTTTATGACAACTGGGTCGGTGGACAAGGAGCTCAAGCCTTAGCCCATGCCCTGTCCAAAAACACCTCCCTAGTGTCACTCAACTTGAGATTGAACCAGCTAGGGGATGAAGGTGGCCAGGCTATAGCTCAGGCCCTGCTAAAAAATCAGACTCTGGTAAACCTTCAGTTAGGGGCCAATGAGATGACGGAGCCCACAGCCACAGCATTCTCACAGGTCTTAGTACAGAACACGACACTGAGGAACCTCAACCTGTCCTGCAACAAACTGGGAGTG GATGGAGGGAAGGCCTTGGAAGAAGGGATGTCACACAATAGCAGCCTGCTGGAATGTGATGTTCGCCTCACTGAAATTAGCCTGGAGAGTGAGGACTGCATCCGTAAGGTGCTGTGCACCAATCAGGACAAAGCCCAGCGCGAACACACACAGGACACAGCAAACACCAAATAA